The Arachis hypogaea cultivar Tifrunner chromosome 16, arahy.Tifrunner.gnm2.J5K5, whole genome shotgun sequence genome contains a region encoding:
- the LOC112697477 gene encoding DEAD-box ATP-dependent RNA helicase 15 isoform X1 → MGETKDEGYEEELLDYEEEDEKAPDSVGTKVNGEAAKKGYVGIHSSGFRDFLLKPELLRAIVDSGFEHPSEVQHECIPQAILGMDVICQAKSGMGKTAVFVLSTLQQIDPVAGQVSALVLCHTRELAYQICHEFQRFSTYLPDLKVAVFYGGVNIKVHKDLLKNECPHIVVGTPGRILALARDKDLSLKNVRHFILDECDKMLESLDMRKDVQDIFKMTPHDKQVMMFSATLSKEIRPVCKKFMQDPMEIYVDDEAKLTLHGLVQHYIKLKEEEKNRKLNDLLDALDFNQVVIFVKSVSRAAELDKLLVECNFPSICIHSGMSQEERLKRYKGFKEGHTRILVATDLVGRGIDIERVNIVINYDMPDSADTYLHRVGRAGRFGTKGLAITFVSCANDVDVLNNVQSRFEVDIKQLPEQIDTSTYMPS, encoded by the exons ATGGGAGAAACCAAGGACGAAGGATACGAGGAGGAGCTTCTTGACTACGAAGAGGAGGACGAGAAGGCACCTGACTCCGTTGGAACCAAAGTCAACGGTGAAGCTGCCAAGAA GGGCTATGTTGGTATCCACAGTTCAGGATTCAGAGACTTCCTTCTGAAGCCAGAGCTTCTCCGGGCTATTGTGGACTCTGGATTTGAGCATCCTTCCGAAG TGCAACACGAATGCATACCTCAGGCAATCCTTGGAATGGATGTGATTTGTCAAGCTAAATCGGGAATGGGAAAAACTGCAGTGTTTGTTCTTTCAACTTTGCAGCAGATTGACCCTGTTGCAGGACAAGTTTCTGCACTTGTTCTGTGCCACACTAGGGAATTGGCATACCAG ATATGCCATGAGTTTCAGAGGTTCAGCACTTACTTACCTGATCTCAAGGTTGCTGTCTTCTATGGAGGTGTCAACATTAAAGTTCATAAGGATCTACTGAAGAATGAATGCCCTCATATTGTTGTTGGTACACCTGGAAGAATACTAGCACTGGCTAGGGACAAGGACCTTTCATTGAAGAATGTTAGGCATTTCATTTTAGATGAATGTGATAAGATGCTGGAATCACTGG ACATGAGAAAAGATGTGCAAGACATTTTCAAGATGACTCCCCATGATAAGCAAGTGATGATGTTTTCTGCAACACTTAGCAAGGAAATTCGTCCCGTCTGCAAGAAATTTATGCAAGAT CCAATGGAAATTTATGTTGACGATGAAGCCAAGTTGACCCTTCATGGACTTGTGCAG CACTATATTAAATTGAAAGAGGAGGAAAAGAACAGGAAGCTGAATGACCTTCTTGATGCATTGGACTTTAATCAAGTTGTGATCTTTGTTAAAAGTGTTAGCAGAGCAGCTGAGCTTGACAAACTACTTGTGGAGTGCAACTTCCCATCAATATGTATTCATTCTGGAATGTCCCAGGAAGAAAG GTTAAAGCGATACAAAGGTTTTAAGGAGGGCCACACTAGGATTCTTGTGGCTACAGATTTGGTCGGTAGGGGAATTGACATCGAACGTGTGAATATAGTTATAAACTATGACATGCCCGATTCTGCAGACACTTACTTGCACAGA GTAGGTCGAGCTGGAAGGTTTGGCACGAAGGGCCTAGCAATTACATTTGTTTCATGTGCTAATGACGTTGATGTCCTCAACAAT
- the LOC112697477 gene encoding DEAD-box ATP-dependent RNA helicase 15 isoform X2 produces MDVICQAKSGMGKTAVFVLSTLQQIDPVAGQVSALVLCHTRELAYQICHEFQRFSTYLPDLKVAVFYGGVNIKVHKDLLKNECPHIVVGTPGRILALARDKDLSLKNVRHFILDECDKMLESLDMRKDVQDIFKMTPHDKQVMMFSATLSKEIRPVCKKFMQDPMEIYVDDEAKLTLHGLVQHYIKLKEEEKNRKLNDLLDALDFNQVVIFVKSVSRAAELDKLLVECNFPSICIHSGMSQEERLKRYKGFKEGHTRILVATDLVGRGIDIERVNIVINYDMPDSADTYLHRVGRAGRFGTKGLAITFVSCANDVDVLNNVQSRFEVDIKQLPEQIDTSTYMPS; encoded by the exons ATGGATGTGATTTGTCAAGCTAAATCGGGAATGGGAAAAACTGCAGTGTTTGTTCTTTCAACTTTGCAGCAGATTGACCCTGTTGCAGGACAAGTTTCTGCACTTGTTCTGTGCCACACTAGGGAATTGGCATACCAG ATATGCCATGAGTTTCAGAGGTTCAGCACTTACTTACCTGATCTCAAGGTTGCTGTCTTCTATGGAGGTGTCAACATTAAAGTTCATAAGGATCTACTGAAGAATGAATGCCCTCATATTGTTGTTGGTACACCTGGAAGAATACTAGCACTGGCTAGGGACAAGGACCTTTCATTGAAGAATGTTAGGCATTTCATTTTAGATGAATGTGATAAGATGCTGGAATCACTGG ACATGAGAAAAGATGTGCAAGACATTTTCAAGATGACTCCCCATGATAAGCAAGTGATGATGTTTTCTGCAACACTTAGCAAGGAAATTCGTCCCGTCTGCAAGAAATTTATGCAAGAT CCAATGGAAATTTATGTTGACGATGAAGCCAAGTTGACCCTTCATGGACTTGTGCAG CACTATATTAAATTGAAAGAGGAGGAAAAGAACAGGAAGCTGAATGACCTTCTTGATGCATTGGACTTTAATCAAGTTGTGATCTTTGTTAAAAGTGTTAGCAGAGCAGCTGAGCTTGACAAACTACTTGTGGAGTGCAACTTCCCATCAATATGTATTCATTCTGGAATGTCCCAGGAAGAAAG GTTAAAGCGATACAAAGGTTTTAAGGAGGGCCACACTAGGATTCTTGTGGCTACAGATTTGGTCGGTAGGGGAATTGACATCGAACGTGTGAATATAGTTATAAACTATGACATGCCCGATTCTGCAGACACTTACTTGCACAGA GTAGGTCGAGCTGGAAGGTTTGGCACGAAGGGCCTAGCAATTACATTTGTTTCATGTGCTAATGACGTTGATGTCCTCAACAAT